In a single window of the Thunnus thynnus chromosome 9, fThuThy2.1, whole genome shotgun sequence genome:
- the LOC137188692 gene encoding uncharacterized protein has translation MIVLWVTLLVLHQGYALVPVVTVQLGEPANLTCAFPNDEFSLKHLYWYKQSVGDTLKLILKVIKSRTPEYAPEFSSTKLDTNIDKNFSNLTILRTTQEDEGMYHCGITEWTNTTWSGTYLLVKGNTERTSNYTVVQWPTVSDPVHPGDSVTLQCSVLSDYENKKCPGGHSVYWFRARSDASHPDFIYTDGSSHDECRKKTGIHSSPKSCVHRFSKNVISSDDGTYYCAVATCGEILFGNGTKLELVREMLPDTIALPPPEDVTLSPDWQHLGCSVLSDYKNKTCPGGHSVYWFRAGSNASHPDLIYTDGSGRDECRKKTGIHSSPKSCVYRFSKNISSSDDGTYYCAVATCGEILFGDGTKLDLGMKWCS, from the exons ATGATCGTGTTATGGGTAACACTGCTTGTTCTTCATCAAGGAT ATGCGCTGGTTCCAGTGGTCACAGTTCAACTTGGTGAACCTGCAAACTTGACATGTGCTTTCCCTAATGATGAGTTCAGCTTAAAACATCTCTACTGGTACAAGCAGAGTGTCGGTGATACTCTGAAATTAATCCTGAAAGTGATTAAATCTAGAACACCTGAGTATGCACCAGAGTTTTCTTCCACAAAATTGGACACAAATATTGATAAGAATTTTAGTAACCTGACCATTTTGAGGACAACCCAAGAAGACGAGGGAATGTACCATTGTGGAATCACAGAGTGGACGAATACTACATGGAGCGGGACATATTTGTTAGTTAAAG GAAACACTGAAAGGACATCAAACTATACTGTTGTTCAGTGGCCGACAGTGTCTGATCCAGTCCATCCAGGAGACTCTGTGACTCTCCAGTGTTCAGTCCTCTCTGACTACGAGAACAAGAAGTGTCCAGGGGGacacagtgtttactggttcaGAGCCAGATCAGATGCATCTCATCCAGACTTCATCTACACTGATGGAAGTAGCCATGATGAATGTAGAAAGAAAACTGGCATTCACTCGTCTCCAAAGAGCTGTGTCCATCGCTTCTCTAAAAACGTCATCTCCTCTGATGATGGGACTTATTACTGTGCTGTGGCCACATGTGGAGAGATATTATTTGGAAATGGAACTAAACTGGAACTTG tgagggaaaTGCTGCCCGACACCATCGCACTGCCTCCACCAgaagatgttactctatcacctgattggcagcacctgggg TGTTCAGTCCTCTCTGACTACAAGAACAAGACATGTCCAGGAGGacacagtgtttactggttcaGAGCCGGATCAAATGCATCTCATCCAGACCTCATCTACACTGACGGAAGTGGCCGTGATGAATGTAGAAAGAAAACTGGCATTCACTCATCTCCAAAGAGCTGTGTCTATCGCTTCTCTAAAAACATCAGCTCCTCTGATGATGGGACTTATTACTGTGCTGTGGCCACATGTGGAGAGATATTATTTGGAGATGGAACTAAACTGGATCTTGGTATGAAATGGTGTTCATAA